One Bosea sp. 685 DNA segment encodes these proteins:
- a CDS encoding amino acid ABC transporter ATP-binding protein — MIEIAGVTKSFGAFPVLKGITASVDKGEVVCLIGPSGSGKSTILRCINGLESYDGGTISIDGARVERDKPSIIGIRTAMAMVFQRFNLFPHRTALENVVEGPIFVKKEPPAQAMARGRDLLARVGLADKVDAYPGQLSGGQMQRVAIARALAMQPKAILFDEPTSALDPELVGEVLQVMKSLAEDGMTMLVVTHEMGFAREVANRVLFLDGGVIVEQGPARDVLGAPSHPRTQDFLRRVLKPI; from the coding sequence ATGATCGAGATCGCTGGCGTCACCAAGAGCTTCGGCGCCTTCCCGGTGCTCAAGGGCATCACGGCCAGCGTCGACAAAGGCGAAGTCGTCTGCCTGATCGGCCCGTCCGGCTCGGGCAAGTCGACCATCCTGCGCTGCATCAACGGGCTCGAATCTTATGATGGCGGTACGATCAGCATCGACGGCGCCCGCGTCGAGCGTGACAAGCCCTCGATCATCGGCATCCGCACCGCGATGGCGATGGTGTTCCAGCGCTTCAACCTGTTTCCGCATCGCACGGCGCTGGAAAACGTGGTCGAGGGCCCGATCTTCGTGAAAAAGGAGCCACCGGCGCAGGCGATGGCGCGGGGCCGCGACCTGCTCGCCCGCGTCGGCCTCGCCGACAAGGTCGACGCTTATCCCGGCCAGCTCTCGGGCGGCCAGATGCAGCGTGTCGCCATTGCGCGCGCACTCGCCATGCAGCCCAAGGCGATCCTGTTCGACGAGCCGACCTCGGCGCTCGATCCCGAACTCGTCGGCGAGGTTCTGCAGGTGATGAAGAGCCTGGCCGAGGACGGCATGACCATGCTCGTCGTCACCCATGAGATGGGCTTCGCCCGCGAGGTCGCCAACCGCGTGCTCTTCCTCGACGGCGGCGTCATCGTCGAACAGGGACCTGCCCGCGATGTGCTGGGCGCGCCGAGCCACCCGCGTACCCAGGATTTCCTGCGGCGCGTGCTCAAGCCGATCTGA
- a CDS encoding amino acid ABC transporter permease yields MQTFLRDATQFLPLLLQGVKFTLIVALGSLALSTVLGLVWALMRVSGIGWLGTIAKVIVNTLRGIPILVQLFYIYFVLPEFGIALSALQAAIIGLGIAYSAYQSENFRAGIEAIDHGQVEAAQSIGMGWSLTMRRVILPQAIRLVLPPYGNIMVMMLKDSSQASTITVAELTLQGTLIASSTFKNMTVYSLVALLYLAMCLPLMGFVSWLERRFGKGTRR; encoded by the coding sequence ATGCAGACCTTCCTGCGCGACGCCACCCAGTTCCTGCCTCTCCTGCTCCAGGGCGTGAAGTTCACGCTGATCGTGGCGCTGGGTTCGCTTGCGCTCTCGACGGTGCTCGGCCTCGTCTGGGCCTTGATGCGGGTGTCAGGCATCGGTTGGCTCGGGACCATCGCGAAGGTGATCGTCAACACCCTGCGCGGCATCCCCATCCTGGTGCAGCTCTTCTACATCTACTTCGTCCTGCCCGAATTCGGCATCGCGCTCTCGGCCTTGCAGGCCGCGATCATCGGCCTCGGCATCGCGTACTCGGCCTATCAGTCCGAGAATTTCCGCGCCGGCATCGAGGCTATCGACCATGGCCAGGTCGAGGCGGCGCAATCGATTGGCATGGGCTGGAGCCTGACCATGCGCCGCGTGATCCTGCCGCAAGCGATCCGGCTCGTCCTGCCGCCCTACGGCAACATCATGGTGATGATGCTGAAGGATTCCTCGCAAGCCTCGACCATCACGGTCGCCGAACTGACCTTGCAGGGCACTTTGATCGCCTCCTCGACCTTCAAGAACATGACCGTCTATTCGCTCGTCGCCCTGCTCTATCTGGCGATGTGCCTGCCTCTGATGGGCTTCGTCAGCTGGCTCGAACGACGCTTCGGCAAGGGGACGAGGCGATGA
- a CDS encoding ABC transporter substrate-binding protein — translation MERRTFLSMLAGSAMAAGILPARAQSVLKVGSTPTGSPFTFLDTKTNTIEGVMVDLVKAIAAVSDFKVEVEGMQFSTLIASLTSNKVDIVAAAMYITPVRKEVIDFSDPIYTYGEGLIVPATDTKDYVTLEDLKGVTIGVQIGTAYVDVLQKSGLFSEVKLYKTLPDILADVNAARVQAAVFDLPIIAYNLSQGQFPKVRIVKSYKPVISGSVGIGVRKSDGELLKKINTGLAKLKADGTVDKILAKWGLA, via the coding sequence ATGGAACGTCGGACCTTCCTGTCCATGCTGGCCGGCAGCGCCATGGCTGCGGGCATTCTGCCCGCCCGGGCGCAATCCGTGCTCAAAGTCGGCTCCACCCCGACAGGCAGCCCCTTCACCTTCCTCGACACCAAGACCAACACCATCGAGGGCGTGATGGTTGACCTGGTCAAGGCGATCGCCGCGGTCTCCGATTTCAAGGTCGAGGTCGAGGGCATGCAGTTCTCGACGCTGATCGCCTCGCTGACCAGCAACAAGGTCGATATCGTCGCGGCCGCGATGTACATCACCCCGGTGCGCAAGGAAGTCATCGACTTCTCCGACCCGATCTACACCTATGGCGAAGGCCTGATCGTACCGGCCACCGACACCAAGGACTACGTCACCCTCGAGGATTTGAAGGGCGTCACGATCGGCGTGCAGATCGGCACGGCTTATGTCGATGTGCTGCAGAAATCCGGCCTGTTCTCCGAGGTCAAGCTCTACAAGACCCTGCCCGACATCCTCGCCGACGTGAACGCGGCGCGCGTCCAGGCCGCCGTCTTCGACCTGCCAATCATCGCCTACAACCTGTCGCAGGGGCAGTTCCCGAAAGTCCGCATCGTCAAATCCTACAAGCCGGTGATCTCCGGCTCGGTTGGCATCGGCGTGCGCAAAAGCGACGGCGAACTGCTCAAGAAGATCAATACCGGCCTCGCCAAGCTCAAGGCCGACGGCACCGTCGACAAGATTTTGGCGAAATGGGGCCTGGCCTGA
- a CDS encoding helix-turn-helix domain-containing protein has protein sequence MSAPAASGPGQPVDQEIGAGLRRLRRARGLSLVDLAARTNLSIGFLSQIERGLSSPTLRVLVGMADAFGVGLADLFPNGAPPQDQPATIVRGSDRSELQLWRSGIRKHLLTPLSESSKLNLYMVELEPGASTGDELYTHQGEEAGLVMQGAMLLKVESESWTLQEGDSFRFLSSRPHCFANAAEGETRVLWVTIL, from the coding sequence ATGAGCGCCCCTGCCGCCAGCGGACCCGGCCAGCCGGTCGACCAGGAGATCGGCGCGGGCTTGCGCAGATTGCGGCGTGCGCGCGGGCTTTCGCTGGTCGATCTCGCAGCCCGCACCAATCTGTCGATCGGCTTCCTCAGCCAGATCGAGCGCGGCCTGTCCTCGCCGACCCTGCGCGTACTCGTCGGCATGGCGGATGCGTTCGGCGTCGGGCTTGCCGATCTCTTTCCCAATGGCGCGCCGCCGCAAGACCAGCCCGCAACCATCGTCCGCGGCTCTGACCGGAGCGAATTGCAGCTCTGGCGCTCGGGTATCCGCAAGCATTTGCTGACCCCGCTTTCGGAGAGCTCGAAGCTCAACCTCTACATGGTCGAGCTGGAGCCGGGCGCAAGCACCGGTGACGAGCTCTATACGCATCAGGGCGAGGAGGCCGGGCTCGTCATGCAAGGCGCCATGCTGCTCAAGGTCGAAAGCGAGAGCTGGACCTTGCAGGAGGGCGACAGCTTCCGCTTCCTGTCCTCGCGCCCGCATTGCTTCGCCAATGCGGCAGAGGGCGAGACCCGGGTGCTCTGGGTCACGATCCTGTAA
- a CDS encoding M20 family metallopeptidase, which translates to MDNRNDLWRHVDASKQRFIELSDRVWGMPEVCYTEQRSVAEHLAELKHQGFKITENVAEIPTAVMGEAGEGGPVIAFLGEYDALPGLSQEAGLAEHQEVEAAGHGHGCGHNLLGSAALLAATAMKNWLAENKIPGRVRYYGCPAEEGGAAKAFMVRAGAFDDADVAITWHPSSWWEVAPPLALANTRADFIFTGRAAHAAASPHLGRSALDAVELMNVGVNYMREHMPSDARVHYALLDTGGIAPNVVQAHARVRYSIRARDLRGMLELVQRVKKIAEGAALMTETKMEMRIISAVSDLLANPPLEQALHGIMEELGPPHFDDADKAFAEEIRKTLSPQEIASIWRTIGMEDSGVPLADFLVPMDAKRNPAIGSTDVGDVSWAVPTVQAHAPTVAVGTPFHTWQVVSQGKQPAAHKAMIHVAKAMAATGAAVLSDPALMAAAKADHKKRLGKEGYTSPLPAEVKPPLKMSLGG; encoded by the coding sequence ATGGACAACCGAAACGATCTCTGGCGGCACGTGGATGCGAGCAAGCAGCGCTTCATCGAACTCAGTGACCGCGTCTGGGGCATGCCCGAGGTCTGCTACACCGAGCAGCGCTCGGTCGCCGAGCATCTCGCCGAGCTGAAGCATCAGGGCTTCAAGATCACCGAAAACGTCGCCGAAATCCCGACCGCGGTGATGGGCGAGGCCGGTGAAGGCGGTCCCGTCATTGCATTCCTCGGCGAATATGACGCCCTACCCGGCCTCAGCCAGGAGGCCGGCCTCGCCGAGCATCAAGAGGTCGAAGCCGCCGGCCATGGCCATGGCTGCGGCCACAACCTGCTCGGCTCGGCCGCGCTGCTCGCCGCGACCGCGATGAAGAACTGGCTCGCCGAGAACAAGATTCCGGGCCGCGTGCGCTATTATGGCTGCCCGGCCGAGGAAGGCGGCGCTGCGAAGGCCTTCATGGTCCGCGCCGGCGCCTTTGATGACGCCGATGTCGCGATCACCTGGCATCCGTCGAGCTGGTGGGAGGTCGCCCCGCCGCTGGCACTCGCCAACACCCGCGCCGATTTCATCTTCACCGGCCGCGCGGCGCATGCCGCCGCCAGCCCGCATCTCGGCCGCAGCGCGCTCGACGCCGTCGAACTGATGAATGTCGGCGTCAACTACATGCGCGAGCACATGCCCAGCGATGCGCGCGTGCATTACGCCCTGCTCGACACCGGCGGCATCGCGCCAAACGTCGTCCAGGCCCATGCCCGCGTGCGCTATTCGATCCGCGCGCGCGATCTGCGTGGCATGCTCGAACTCGTCCAACGCGTGAAGAAAATCGCCGAAGGCGCGGCGCTGATGACGGAAACCAAGATGGAGATGCGCATCATCAGCGCCGTCTCCGACCTGCTCGCCAACCCGCCGCTCGAACAGGCGCTGCACGGGATCATGGAAGAGCTCGGCCCGCCGCATTTCGACGACGCCGACAAAGCCTTCGCCGAGGAGATCCGCAAGACGCTGTCGCCGCAGGAGATCGCCTCGATCTGGCGCACCATCGGCATGGAGGATTCGGGCGTGCCGCTGGCCGATTTCCTGGTTCCAATGGACGCCAAGCGCAACCCTGCCATCGGCTCGACCGATGTCGGCGATGTCAGCTGGGCCGTGCCGACCGTGCAGGCGCATGCGCCCACCGTCGCTGTCGGCACGCCGTTCCACACCTGGCAGGTGGTCTCGCAGGGCAAGCAGCCGGCTGCTCACAAGGCGATGATCCATGTCGCCAAGGCGATGGCAGCAACCGGCGCCGCCGTGCTCTCCGACCCCGCCCTGATGGCGGCCGCCAAGGCGGACCACAAGAAGCGCCTGGGCAAGGAAGGCTACACCTCGCCGCTGCCGGCCGAGGTCAAGCCGCCGCTGAAGATGTCGCTTGGCGGCTGA
- a CDS encoding cupin domain-containing protein: MSGHDHSHDHPHDHSHDHSHGEPRWKHDGVRVVTGDKLDPNTAQTPGMFRQAAINHARVGAQKIWAGTVSIQPNAKTGVHHHGELESVIYVVRGKARMRWGERLEFVAEAGPGDFIYVPPFVPHQEINANPDEPLECVLVRSDNEAVVVNITDVDPVEAPEAVYWVDPIHKQP; the protein is encoded by the coding sequence ATGTCGGGACACGACCATTCCCACGATCACCCGCACGATCATTCCCATGACCATTCCCATGGCGAGCCGCGCTGGAAGCATGACGGCGTGCGCGTCGTCACCGGTGACAAGCTCGACCCGAACACGGCGCAGACGCCGGGCATGTTCCGGCAAGCGGCGATCAATCACGCCCGCGTCGGCGCCCAGAAGATCTGGGCCGGCACGGTCTCGATCCAGCCCAACGCCAAGACCGGCGTGCATCACCATGGCGAGCTGGAGAGCGTGATCTATGTCGTGCGCGGCAAGGCCCGCATGCGCTGGGGCGAACGGCTCGAATTCGTCGCCGAGGCCGGCCCGGGCGACTTCATCTACGTGCCGCCCTTCGTGCCGCATCAGGAGATCAACGCCAATCCCGACGAGCCGCTGGAATGCGTGCTGGTGCGCTCGGACAACGAAGCCGTGGTCGTCAACATCACCGATGTCGATCCGGTCGAGGCCCCGGAGGCGGTCTACTGGGTCGATCCGATCCACAAGCAACCCTGA
- the sseA gene encoding 3-mercaptopyruvate sulfurtransferase, which yields MASDNVFVSTEWLTERLNAPDVVVVDGSWYLPVHGRDPHAEYAQRRIPGALRFDIDTVKDTSSELPHMLPRPEAFAAAVGAMGIGDGMRIVVYDGLGLFSAPRVRWTFKTFGAKDVVILEGGFPKWQAEGRPVEEGPPRSRSARTFTARLDHSAIADADDVERALGSGAIQVVDARPADRFRGEAPEPRAGVRSGHMPGALNLPFPAIMQDGRLKSPDAIAAAFTEAGVDLDKPLITSCGSGVSAAILSAALETIGKPARAIYDGSWAEWGSSERPIATGPAKKG from the coding sequence ATGGCCAGCGACAACGTCTTCGTCTCCACGGAATGGCTCACTGAGCGCCTGAACGCGCCCGATGTCGTCGTGGTCGACGGCTCCTGGTACCTGCCCGTCCATGGCCGCGACCCGCATGCCGAATATGCGCAGCGCCGTATCCCCGGCGCGCTGCGCTTCGACATCGACACCGTCAAGGATACCAGCTCCGAGCTGCCCCATATGCTGCCGCGGCCCGAGGCCTTCGCAGCCGCCGTCGGCGCGATGGGCATCGGCGACGGCATGCGCATCGTCGTCTATGACGGGCTCGGCCTGTTCTCGGCACCGCGCGTGCGCTGGACCTTCAAGACCTTCGGCGCCAAGGACGTGGTCATCCTCGAAGGCGGCTTCCCGAAATGGCAGGCGGAAGGCCGCCCCGTCGAGGAAGGGCCACCCCGCTCCCGCTCGGCCCGGACCTTCACCGCACGCCTCGACCATTCCGCCATCGCCGACGCTGACGACGTCGAGCGCGCGCTCGGTAGCGGCGCCATCCAGGTCGTCGATGCCCGCCCCGCCGACCGCTTCCGCGGCGAGGCGCCCGAGCCGCGCGCCGGTGTGCGCTCGGGCCATATGCCGGGCGCGCTCAACCTGCCCTTCCCCGCCATCATGCAGGACGGCAGGCTGAAATCGCCCGACGCGATTGCGGCGGCCTTCACGGAAGCCGGCGTCGATCTCGACAAGCCCCTGATCACGAGTTGCGGCTCGGGCGTCTCGGCCGCGATCCTCTCGGCTGCGCTGGAGACGATCGGCAAGCCGGCGCGCGCCATCTATGACGGCTCCTGGGCGGAATGGGGCTCGAGCGAGCGCCCGATCGCGACCGGCCCGGCGAAGAAGGGCTGA
- a CDS encoding alanyl-tRNA editing protein, which translates to MPTELLFRQDAYLKETSARVDAVNERGGVILDRTVFYATGGGQPGDAGKLIRADGSEITIGTAIYDPENKSRVIHVPLAGQLEGQAAPQPGETVTVVLDWERRLKRMRIHTALHLLSVVLSYPVTGGAIGEGDGRLDFDIPEGGLDKAEISEKLNALIARNAAVTESWITDEELDANPGLVKTMSVKPPRGSGRVRLVAIGDIDLQPCGGTHVRNTAEIGLVAVTDIEKKGKQNRRVRIALA; encoded by the coding sequence ATGCCGACCGAATTGCTGTTTCGCCAGGACGCTTATCTGAAGGAGACGTCAGCACGCGTCGACGCCGTGAATGAGCGCGGCGGCGTCATCCTCGACAGGACGGTGTTCTACGCGACCGGCGGCGGACAGCCGGGCGACGCCGGCAAGCTCATTCGCGCAGACGGAAGCGAGATTACGATCGGCACGGCGATCTACGATCCCGAGAACAAGAGCCGCGTGATCCATGTTCCGCTTGCAGGACAACTTGAAGGACAGGCCGCCCCGCAGCCCGGCGAGACCGTAACAGTCGTGCTCGACTGGGAGCGCCGGCTGAAGCGCATGCGCATCCACACCGCGCTGCATCTGCTGAGCGTGGTCTTGTCCTATCCGGTGACGGGCGGGGCGATCGGCGAAGGCGACGGGCGGCTCGATTTCGACATTCCCGAAGGCGGCCTCGACAAGGCCGAGATCTCCGAAAAGCTCAACGCCCTGATCGCCCGCAACGCCGCCGTCACCGAGAGCTGGATCACCGATGAGGAGCTCGACGCCAATCCAGGCCTGGTCAAAACCATGTCGGTGAAGCCGCCGCGCGGCTCGGGCCGTGTCCGATTGGTGGCCATCGGCGACATCGACCTGCAGCCCTGTGGCGGCACCCATGTCCGCAACACCGCCGAGATCGGCCTTGTCGCGGTCACGGATATCGAGAAGAAGGGCAAGCAGAACCGGCGCGTCCGCATCGCGCTCGCCTGA
- a CDS encoding SDR family NAD(P)-dependent oxidoreductase, translated as MSLPRMQPKDGVAWITGASSGIGEAVSLELARRGWTVAITARRLDQLEDIARRAEGLPGRIVAHAGDVTDTAAMQAVVDGIESVHGPIALAFLNAGIAPHVHSGAFDLAAFEQAFAVNLFGVAKGLAAVLENMTRRGRGQIAVNASIAGYGGMPRGAAYGASKAAVIHLCEALKFDCDRLGIRLQLVNPGFVDTPLTRGNGYPMPFLMPLEEAARRIVDGFARGGFEIAFPWRLAWFAKAVNCLPYPAYFWLVARLMPRGKSMRRDRA; from the coding sequence ATGTCATTGCCGCGCATGCAGCCGAAAGACGGTGTCGCCTGGATTACGGGTGCGAGTTCGGGCATCGGCGAGGCGGTTTCGCTCGAACTGGCGCGACGGGGCTGGACTGTCGCGATCACGGCGCGCCGGCTCGATCAGCTCGAGGATATAGCCCGGCGTGCGGAAGGGTTGCCCGGCCGCATCGTCGCCCATGCCGGCGATGTGACCGACACCGCCGCGATGCAGGCGGTGGTGGATGGAATCGAGAGCGTGCACGGCCCGATCGCGCTCGCCTTCCTCAATGCCGGCATCGCCCCTCATGTCCATTCCGGCGCGTTCGATCTGGCGGCCTTCGAGCAGGCTTTCGCCGTCAACCTGTTCGGCGTGGCCAAGGGGCTGGCGGCCGTGCTGGAGAACATGACGCGGCGCGGCCGGGGGCAGATCGCCGTCAACGCCTCGATCGCGGGCTATGGCGGCATGCCGCGCGGAGCAGCCTATGGCGCCTCCAAGGCAGCAGTGATCCATCTCTGCGAGGCGCTTAAATTCGACTGCGACAGGCTCGGCATCCGGCTGCAACTGGTCAATCCGGGCTTTGTCGACACGCCGCTGACCCGTGGAAACGGCTACCCGATGCCCTTCCTGATGCCGCTCGAGGAAGCGGCCCGGCGCATCGTCGACGGTTTCGCGCGCGGCGGTTTCGAGATCGCCTTCCCGTGGCGCCTGGCCTGGTTCGCCAAGGCGGTGAATTGTCTGCCCTATCCCGCCTATTTCTGGCTCGTGGCGCGATTGATGCCCCGGGGCAAGTCAATGAGGCGCGACAGGGCCTGA
- a CDS encoding methyl-accepting chemotaxis protein produces MRLDSRNIQIPTVDEIEPRLRLYGIDDECRELARQLAPEVGRIIERVIRHNISITKDHLKSSRASLDIHGEALTRAVVSHFNVLFQARFDESYLVSLEQMLKVEFDSMIGARARLQVGQKLVLPLLQARAGRGMRRLLGQVVSPRDVDLLMRLLYFDLVCAIAVEQHETRRAVVERHVSLDGALKVFSQRTEALGTTFESSARELTAAARQMLEKAQATLEQSAEAEVASTKAYRLAAESADTTSQLHQLTSDMGARLSGAAEATATSVAHASDIKDSMADLAGVIEQVGSIVAVIKQISDQTNLLALNATIEAARAGDAGRGFAVVAHEVKNLAAQTGTATQAVAGQIEKIETATRRCVGSVDAITDSVETISRLSNEAVVTFASQFGLAGRISEAARLISAQSSDVVSGARRSSQAMTETIAAIDRVETTALGLARSAETLRALVGELGATVAAA; encoded by the coding sequence ATGCGCCTCGATTCGCGTAACATCCAGATTCCGACTGTCGATGAAATCGAGCCGCGCCTGCGACTCTACGGAATCGACGATGAGTGTCGTGAACTGGCGCGGCAGCTCGCGCCTGAAGTCGGCCGCATCATCGAGCGTGTGATCCGGCACAATATCAGCATCACCAAGGACCATCTGAAATCGAGCCGGGCTTCGCTCGATATCCATGGGGAGGCACTGACGCGCGCGGTCGTGTCGCATTTCAACGTGCTGTTCCAGGCGCGTTTCGACGAGAGCTATCTGGTCTCCCTCGAGCAGATGCTGAAGGTCGAGTTCGATTCGATGATCGGCGCCAGGGCGCGGCTGCAGGTCGGCCAGAAACTGGTGCTTCCGCTGCTGCAGGCGCGTGCCGGGCGCGGCATGCGGCGCCTGCTCGGACAGGTCGTGTCGCCGCGCGATGTCGACCTGCTGATGCGGCTTCTCTATTTCGACTTGGTCTGCGCCATCGCCGTCGAGCAGCATGAGACGCGCCGCGCCGTCGTCGAGCGGCATGTCTCTCTCGATGGGGCGCTCAAGGTCTTCAGCCAGCGGACGGAAGCGCTCGGCACGACATTCGAAAGCAGCGCCCGCGAATTGACCGCGGCGGCGCGGCAGATGCTGGAGAAGGCGCAAGCGACGCTGGAGCAGTCGGCCGAGGCCGAGGTCGCTTCGACCAAAGCCTATCGCCTGGCAGCCGAAAGCGCCGATACGACCAGCCAATTGCACCAGCTCACCAGCGATATGGGCGCGCGCCTGTCCGGTGCCGCCGAGGCGACGGCAACCAGCGTGGCGCATGCCTCCGACATCAAGGATTCGATGGCCGATCTGGCCGGGGTCATCGAACAGGTCGGCTCGATCGTGGCCGTCATCAAGCAGATCTCGGACCAGACCAATCTGCTGGCACTGAACGCCACGATCGAGGCCGCGCGCGCCGGGGATGCCGGCAGGGGCTTTGCGGTCGTCGCACATGAGGTCAAGAACCTGGCCGCGCAGACCGGGACCGCGACCCAGGCCGTCGCCGGGCAAATCGAGAAGATCGAGACCGCGACGCGGCGCTGCGTCGGCAGTGTCGACGCCATTACCGACAGTGTCGAGACGATTTCACGTCTCAGCAACGAGGCGGTCGTGACCTTCGCCTCGCAATTCGGCCTGGCCGGCCGGATTTCGGAGGCCGCGCGCCTGATCTCGGCGCAGTCTTCCGATGTGGTCAGCGGCGCGCGACGCTCGAGCCAGGCCATGACGGAAACCATCGCGGCGATCGACCGGGTGGAGACGACGGCTCTCGGCCTCGCCAGAAGCGCGGAGACGTTGCGCGCCCTGGTCGGCGAGCTCGGCGCGACAGTCGCCGCCGCCTGA
- a CDS encoding aldo/keto reductase, which produces MKYANLGRSGLKISRIGLGCMSFGVESRAWRLDEAASRLVIRHALEQGITFFDTADMYGAGESETALGRALADFARRDEVVIATKLFYPVRPDPNGRGLSRKALFAAIDASLKRLGTDHIDLYQIHRWDEETPIEETMEALNDVVRAGKVRYLGASSMFAWQLLKAQSVAAANGFSRFVSVQPHYNLLNREEEREMLPMCRSEGIGVIPWSPLARGRLARPWAAESTSDRVRHDRTADLLYAQTEAADRRVVEAVGEIARKRGVSRAQVSLAWLLSRQGVVAPIIGAGKLAHLDDGLGALDLALDDAEIAVLEAPYVPHAASFYQEAPGPDQKALPEAA; this is translated from the coding sequence ATGAAATACGCTAATCTGGGCCGTTCGGGCCTCAAGATATCCAGAATCGGCCTTGGCTGCATGAGCTTCGGTGTCGAATCGAGGGCGTGGCGGCTCGATGAAGCGGCGAGTCGCCTCGTTATCCGGCACGCCCTCGAGCAGGGCATCACCTTCTTCGATACCGCCGACATGTACGGCGCAGGGGAAAGCGAAACCGCGCTCGGTCGCGCGCTTGCCGATTTTGCCCGGCGTGACGAGGTCGTGATCGCGACCAAGCTCTTCTACCCGGTGCGCCCGGACCCGAACGGGCGCGGCCTGTCGCGCAAGGCCCTGTTCGCTGCGATCGACGCCAGTCTGAAACGACTTGGAACCGATCACATCGACCTCTACCAGATCCATCGCTGGGACGAGGAGACGCCGATCGAAGAGACGATGGAAGCGTTGAACGATGTCGTGCGCGCCGGAAAGGTGCGCTATCTCGGCGCCTCCTCGATGTTTGCCTGGCAGTTGCTCAAGGCCCAGAGCGTCGCGGCGGCCAACGGCTTCAGCCGTTTTGTCTCCGTGCAACCGCATTACAATCTTCTCAACCGCGAGGAAGAGCGTGAGATGCTGCCGATGTGCCGATCCGAAGGCATCGGCGTCATCCCGTGGAGCCCATTGGCGCGAGGGCGGCTCGCCCGGCCTTGGGCCGCGGAATCGACCTCGGACCGTGTGCGCCATGATCGCACTGCGGACCTGCTCTATGCCCAGACCGAAGCCGCCGACCGGCGCGTTGTCGAAGCGGTGGGCGAGATCGCCCGCAAGCGCGGCGTTTCGCGAGCGCAGGTGTCGCTCGCATGGCTGCTGTCGCGGCAGGGCGTGGTCGCGCCGATTATCGGTGCAGGCAAGCTTGCCCATCTCGATGACGGGCTGGGCGCGCTGGACCTCGCGCTCGACGATGCGGAGATAGCGGTGCTTGAAGCGCCCTATGTTCCGCACGCCGCCAGCTTCTATCAGGAAGCTCCTGGCCCCGATCAAAAAGCGCTTCCCGAAGCGGCTTGA